One stretch of Zootoca vivipara chromosome 8, rZooViv1.1, whole genome shotgun sequence DNA includes these proteins:
- the GPT gene encoding alanine aminotransferase 1 isoform X1, with amino-acid sequence MPRHGLARAVLGRSLLPSARLWGCPRWTEALLSPSLSPAPFLLRRALQQQVSQPGMAENGLARREKVLTLETLNPSVKRVEYAVRGPIVTRALQLEKELQQGAKKPFTEVIRANIGDAQAMGQKPITFLRQVSALCMFPDLLKDPNFPEDAKQKARRLLAVCGGQSIGAYSASPGIELIRQDVAHFIERRDGGIPSRAENIFLSTGASDAIWTILKLLVTGEGRSRTGVMIPIPQYPLYSAALAELDAVQINYYLDEDKCWALDIGELRRALKEARQHCQPRALCIINPGNPTGQVQSHQRIEDVIRFAWEEQLFLLADEVYQDNIYAEGSQFHSFKKVLFEMGPKYSDSVELASFHSISKCFMGECGFRGGYVELINMDPLVVQQLSKLISTRLCPPVTGQVLLDVVVNQPQPGDPSYQQFSQEKQAVLSSLAQKAQLTEETFNRAPGIRCNPVQGAMYAFPRIHLPPQAVQEAQALGQAPDMFFCLKLLEETGICVVPGSGFGQKEGTFHFRMTILPPLEKLKIVLQKISQFHAKFTQEYSQLQLLGNSQKTAEKQGH; translated from the exons ATGCCAAGGCATGGGCTGGCGAGGGCTGTCCTGGGCCGCAGCCTCCTCCCCAGTGCCAGGCTCTGGGGGTGCCCGCGGTGGACAGAGGCGTTACTGAGCCCGTCCCTCAGCCCTGCTCCCTTCTTGCTTCGCAGGGCCCTTCAGCAGCAAGTGAGCCAGCCAGGAATGGCGGAGAATGGGCTGGCTCGGCGGGAGAAGGTGCTGACCCTCGAGACCCTGAACCCCTCAGTCAAGAGGGTGGAGTATGCCGTGCGGGGACCCATTGTCACCCGAGCCCTCCAGCTGGAGAAGGAGCTTCagcag GGGGCGAAGAAGCCCTTCACGGAGGTGATCAGAGCCAACATTGGCGATGCCCAGGCAATGGGGCAGAAGCCCATCACCTTCCTCCGCCAG GTCAGCGCCCTCTGCATGTTCCCGGACCTCTTGAAGGACCCCAACTTTCCTGAGGATGCAAAGCAGAAGGCCCGGAGGCTGCTGGCAGTGTGTGGGGGGCAGAGCATTG gTGCCTATAGTGCCAGCCCAGGCATTGAGCTGATCCGCCAGGATGTGGCTCACTTCATTGAGCGTCGGGACGGCGGAATCCCCTCCAGGGCGGAAAACATCTTCCTATCTACAGGCGCCAGTGATGCGATAtgg ACGATCCTGAAGCTGCTGGTCACAGGGGAGGGGCGCTCCCGTACGGGGGTGATGATCCCCATCCCCCAGTACCCGCTTTACTCTGCCGCTTTGGCCGAACTCGACGCCGTGCAGATCAACTACTACCTGGATGAGGACAAATGCTGGGCCCTGGACATCGGGGAGCTGCGGAGGGCCCTGAAAGAGGCTCGCCAGCACTGCCAGCCCCGTGCCCTCTGCATCATCAACCCGGGCAACCCGACCG GGCAGGTCCAGAGCCACCAGCGCATTGAAGACGTCATCCGCTTTGCCTGGGAGGAGCAGCTCTTCCTCCTGGCCGATGAG GTCTACCAGGACAACATTTACGCCGAGGGCTCCCAGTTCCACTCCTTCAAGAAGGTGCTCTTTGAGATGGGGCCCAAGTACTCAGACAGCGTGGAGCTGGCCTCCTTCCACTCCATCTCCAAGTGCTTCATGGGCGA GTGCGGCTTCCGAGGGGGTTACGTGGAGCTGATTAACATGGACCCCTTAGTTGTGCAGCAGCTGAGCAAGCTCATCTCTACCCGCCTCTGCCCGCCAGTCACTGGGCAGGTCCTCTTGGATGTCGTCGTGAATCAGCCTCAGCCTGGAGACCCTTCCTACCAACAGTTCAGCCAG gaaaagCAGGCCGTGCTGAGCTCTCTGGCCCAGAAGGCCCAGCTCACAGAGGAGACCTTCAACCGAGCTCCCGGGATCCGCTGCAACCCGGTGCAGGGGGCCATGTATGCCTTCCCCCGAATTCATCTACCACCTCAGGCTGTGCAAGAGGCACAG GCCCTGGGCCAGGCGCCAGACATGTTCTTCTGCCTGAAACTTCTGGAGGAGACGGGCATCTGTGTGGTGCCAGGGAGTGGCTTTGGCCAGAAGGAAGGGACCTTTCACTTCAG
- the GPT gene encoding alanine aminotransferase 1 isoform X2, whose protein sequence is MAKVLEPQLQDLSFRALQQQVSQPGMAENGLARREKVLTLETLNPSVKRVEYAVRGPIVTRALQLEKELQQGAKKPFTEVIRANIGDAQAMGQKPITFLRQVSALCMFPDLLKDPNFPEDAKQKARRLLAVCGGQSIGAYSASPGIELIRQDVAHFIERRDGGIPSRAENIFLSTGASDAIWTILKLLVTGEGRSRTGVMIPIPQYPLYSAALAELDAVQINYYLDEDKCWALDIGELRRALKEARQHCQPRALCIINPGNPTGQVQSHQRIEDVIRFAWEEQLFLLADEVYQDNIYAEGSQFHSFKKVLFEMGPKYSDSVELASFHSISKCFMGECGFRGGYVELINMDPLVVQQLSKLISTRLCPPVTGQVLLDVVVNQPQPGDPSYQQFSQEKQAVLSSLAQKAQLTEETFNRAPGIRCNPVQGAMYAFPRIHLPPQAVQEAQALGQAPDMFFCLKLLEETGICVVPGSGFGQKEGTFHFRMTILPPLEKLKIVLQKISQFHAKFTQEYSQLQLLGNSQKTAEKQGH, encoded by the exons atggccaaagtattggagcctcagcttcaggatctgtccttccg GGCCCTTCAGCAGCAAGTGAGCCAGCCAGGAATGGCGGAGAATGGGCTGGCTCGGCGGGAGAAGGTGCTGACCCTCGAGACCCTGAACCCCTCAGTCAAGAGGGTGGAGTATGCCGTGCGGGGACCCATTGTCACCCGAGCCCTCCAGCTGGAGAAGGAGCTTCagcag GGGGCGAAGAAGCCCTTCACGGAGGTGATCAGAGCCAACATTGGCGATGCCCAGGCAATGGGGCAGAAGCCCATCACCTTCCTCCGCCAG GTCAGCGCCCTCTGCATGTTCCCGGACCTCTTGAAGGACCCCAACTTTCCTGAGGATGCAAAGCAGAAGGCCCGGAGGCTGCTGGCAGTGTGTGGGGGGCAGAGCATTG gTGCCTATAGTGCCAGCCCAGGCATTGAGCTGATCCGCCAGGATGTGGCTCACTTCATTGAGCGTCGGGACGGCGGAATCCCCTCCAGGGCGGAAAACATCTTCCTATCTACAGGCGCCAGTGATGCGATAtgg ACGATCCTGAAGCTGCTGGTCACAGGGGAGGGGCGCTCCCGTACGGGGGTGATGATCCCCATCCCCCAGTACCCGCTTTACTCTGCCGCTTTGGCCGAACTCGACGCCGTGCAGATCAACTACTACCTGGATGAGGACAAATGCTGGGCCCTGGACATCGGGGAGCTGCGGAGGGCCCTGAAAGAGGCTCGCCAGCACTGCCAGCCCCGTGCCCTCTGCATCATCAACCCGGGCAACCCGACCG GGCAGGTCCAGAGCCACCAGCGCATTGAAGACGTCATCCGCTTTGCCTGGGAGGAGCAGCTCTTCCTCCTGGCCGATGAG GTCTACCAGGACAACATTTACGCCGAGGGCTCCCAGTTCCACTCCTTCAAGAAGGTGCTCTTTGAGATGGGGCCCAAGTACTCAGACAGCGTGGAGCTGGCCTCCTTCCACTCCATCTCCAAGTGCTTCATGGGCGA GTGCGGCTTCCGAGGGGGTTACGTGGAGCTGATTAACATGGACCCCTTAGTTGTGCAGCAGCTGAGCAAGCTCATCTCTACCCGCCTCTGCCCGCCAGTCACTGGGCAGGTCCTCTTGGATGTCGTCGTGAATCAGCCTCAGCCTGGAGACCCTTCCTACCAACAGTTCAGCCAG gaaaagCAGGCCGTGCTGAGCTCTCTGGCCCAGAAGGCCCAGCTCACAGAGGAGACCTTCAACCGAGCTCCCGGGATCCGCTGCAACCCGGTGCAGGGGGCCATGTATGCCTTCCCCCGAATTCATCTACCACCTCAGGCTGTGCAAGAGGCACAG GCCCTGGGCCAGGCGCCAGACATGTTCTTCTGCCTGAAACTTCTGGAGGAGACGGGCATCTGTGTGGTGCCAGGGAGTGGCTTTGGCCAGAAGGAAGGGACCTTTCACTTCAG
- the GPT gene encoding alanine aminotransferase 1 isoform X3, translating to MAENGLARREKVLTLETLNPSVKRVEYAVRGPIVTRALQLEKELQQGAKKPFTEVIRANIGDAQAMGQKPITFLRQVSALCMFPDLLKDPNFPEDAKQKARRLLAVCGGQSIGAYSASPGIELIRQDVAHFIERRDGGIPSRAENIFLSTGASDAIWTILKLLVTGEGRSRTGVMIPIPQYPLYSAALAELDAVQINYYLDEDKCWALDIGELRRALKEARQHCQPRALCIINPGNPTGQVQSHQRIEDVIRFAWEEQLFLLADEVYQDNIYAEGSQFHSFKKVLFEMGPKYSDSVELASFHSISKCFMGECGFRGGYVELINMDPLVVQQLSKLISTRLCPPVTGQVLLDVVVNQPQPGDPSYQQFSQEKQAVLSSLAQKAQLTEETFNRAPGIRCNPVQGAMYAFPRIHLPPQAVQEAQALGQAPDMFFCLKLLEETGICVVPGSGFGQKEGTFHFRMTILPPLEKLKIVLQKISQFHAKFTQEYSQLQLLGNSQKTAEKQGH from the exons ATGGCGGAGAATGGGCTGGCTCGGCGGGAGAAGGTGCTGACCCTCGAGACCCTGAACCCCTCAGTCAAGAGGGTGGAGTATGCCGTGCGGGGACCCATTGTCACCCGAGCCCTCCAGCTGGAGAAGGAGCTTCagcag GGGGCGAAGAAGCCCTTCACGGAGGTGATCAGAGCCAACATTGGCGATGCCCAGGCAATGGGGCAGAAGCCCATCACCTTCCTCCGCCAG GTCAGCGCCCTCTGCATGTTCCCGGACCTCTTGAAGGACCCCAACTTTCCTGAGGATGCAAAGCAGAAGGCCCGGAGGCTGCTGGCAGTGTGTGGGGGGCAGAGCATTG gTGCCTATAGTGCCAGCCCAGGCATTGAGCTGATCCGCCAGGATGTGGCTCACTTCATTGAGCGTCGGGACGGCGGAATCCCCTCCAGGGCGGAAAACATCTTCCTATCTACAGGCGCCAGTGATGCGATAtgg ACGATCCTGAAGCTGCTGGTCACAGGGGAGGGGCGCTCCCGTACGGGGGTGATGATCCCCATCCCCCAGTACCCGCTTTACTCTGCCGCTTTGGCCGAACTCGACGCCGTGCAGATCAACTACTACCTGGATGAGGACAAATGCTGGGCCCTGGACATCGGGGAGCTGCGGAGGGCCCTGAAAGAGGCTCGCCAGCACTGCCAGCCCCGTGCCCTCTGCATCATCAACCCGGGCAACCCGACCG GGCAGGTCCAGAGCCACCAGCGCATTGAAGACGTCATCCGCTTTGCCTGGGAGGAGCAGCTCTTCCTCCTGGCCGATGAG GTCTACCAGGACAACATTTACGCCGAGGGCTCCCAGTTCCACTCCTTCAAGAAGGTGCTCTTTGAGATGGGGCCCAAGTACTCAGACAGCGTGGAGCTGGCCTCCTTCCACTCCATCTCCAAGTGCTTCATGGGCGA GTGCGGCTTCCGAGGGGGTTACGTGGAGCTGATTAACATGGACCCCTTAGTTGTGCAGCAGCTGAGCAAGCTCATCTCTACCCGCCTCTGCCCGCCAGTCACTGGGCAGGTCCTCTTGGATGTCGTCGTGAATCAGCCTCAGCCTGGAGACCCTTCCTACCAACAGTTCAGCCAG gaaaagCAGGCCGTGCTGAGCTCTCTGGCCCAGAAGGCCCAGCTCACAGAGGAGACCTTCAACCGAGCTCCCGGGATCCGCTGCAACCCGGTGCAGGGGGCCATGTATGCCTTCCCCCGAATTCATCTACCACCTCAGGCTGTGCAAGAGGCACAG GCCCTGGGCCAGGCGCCAGACATGTTCTTCTGCCTGAAACTTCTGGAGGAGACGGGCATCTGTGTGGTGCCAGGGAGTGGCTTTGGCCAGAAGGAAGGGACCTTTCACTTCAG